One Deltaproteobacteria bacterium genomic window, CCACCGGCATTTCCACATTGGCACGCACTACTATGGTATCCTGATCAGCTGACATGGCCTTCCTCCCTTCTATGTCCAAGATGCTTCAGTATACTATTTACAATAAATTTTGTCTCTACCGAGAGATCATCTACACAGGTCAGCAAATACAAAGGTATCTCTGGATGGCGCAGTAGTCCTGATGCCTCCGCCGCAGGGAAATTTGCCCTCCGCCAACTGGTCTGGCAAGAGTGGGGCACCAGGAGTGCCGCCGGACCGGGCCTGCAGGCAGCAGAACACTCATGCCTGGAAATTTTCCTTGAGATCAGCAGGGTATTTGGAGACAATGGCTTTCTGAGAGATTTTCCTGTGGCAGTGGTGTTAGCCGAGCCAAACTGCCTGCTTCTGCTGGCTGCATCAGGGGGTGACAGTATGAAAGTTGCGGGCCTTATCGGTGGGATGAGCTGGGAGTCTACCGCCCAGTACTACCGGATCATGAACGAGACAGTGAGACAAAGACTCGGGGGACTGCACTCTGCCAGGATTCTCCTTTACAGTGTGGATTTCCAGGAGATAGAGCAGCTGCAGCAGCAGGGAGATTGGCAGAAGGCCGCGGCAATCCTGGCAGACGCTGCCAGAAGGCTGCAGCGGGGAGGAGCAGATTTTCTGCTGATCTGCACCAATACCATGCACAAAGTGGCTGCCGAGGTGGAGCAGGCTGTTGACCTGCCGCTGCTGCACATCGCGGATGCCACTGGCAGAAGAATCCAGGACAGCTGCCTGGGCAAGGTCGGACTTCTGGGAACAAGGTACACTATGGAAGAGAGCTTTTATAAAGGCAGGCTTGCCAGTGTGTTCGATCTGGAAGTGATGCTCCCGGGGAAGCGGGACAGGATGATTGTCAACGGCATAATATTTGACGAACTCTGTCAGGGAAATGTTCTACGAGAATCCAGAGAGGAATTCAGCCGCATCATTGCCGAACTGGTTGCCAGGGGTGCCGAGGGCATCATCCTCGGCTGCACCGAAATATCTTTGCTGGTCAGGGCTGCAGATTCTCCGGTGGAGCTCTTCGATACCACGGCAATCCATGCTGTGGCTGCTGTGGATCTGGCATTGGCCGAGGAAAGTCAACTGCCGGCAGGAAGCCGATCGGCTTCCAGGGAATGAACAGCAACGATAGCCCGTACAGCGCTGGATGAAGGCGAGGGCATGGGCAGTCGTCAGCCAGGTTCAATGGGAGGAGGACATGAGGGTAACTTTTCTGGGTACAGGATTGATGGGCAGACCCATGGCGAGGAGGCTTGTTGCCGCCGGTCACCAGGTAACGGTATACAATCGCACCAGGGAAAAGGCTATGGTTCTCGAAGCGGCAGGGGCCAGGGTGGCCGAATCTGCTGCTCAGGCTGTGGAGGCTTCTCCTTGCGTGGTTGTGATGCTGGCAGACGCTGCTGCCATCGAGGCAGTACTTTTTCCTGGCAAAGATGAGCCAGCACTGGCAGGGCGCACCCTGATCCAGATGTCGACCATTGCTCCCAGTGAGAGCAAAGGCTTGCAGAAAAAAGTAATAGAGAAGGGCGGCGACTATCTGGAGGCTCCTGTTCTCGGCAGCACTCCCGAGGCAGAAAGCGGCAAGCTGCTGATAATGGTGGGAGGAAGAGCAAAACAGTTCGAGCAGCACTGTGACCTGCTGCGCTGTCTGGGGCCGCAGCCACTCCTGGTGGGGGAGGTGGGAAAGGCTGCAGCTCTCAAGCTGGCCATGAATCAGCTAATTGCCGGCCTTGCCACCACCTTTGCCCTGAGTCTCGGCTTTGTGCAACGCCAGGGCATGGAGGTTGACATGTTCATGGAGATCCTGCGGAAAAGCGCCCTCTATGCTCCCATGTTTGACAAGAAGCTGCAGAGAATGCTGGAGCGACAGTACGGGGCTGCCAATTTCCCCAGCAAACATCTGCACAAAGACATCGAGCTGTTTTGCCGGGAGGCCGAGCCGCTCGGCCTCGACCTCGCCAGCCTCGAGGGTACGCGGCAGATTGCCGCACGAGCCCTGGCAGCAGGATTGGCTGATGCAGACTATGCGGCGA contains:
- a CDS encoding NAD(P)-dependent oxidoreductase codes for the protein MKARAWAVVSQVQWEEDMRVTFLGTGLMGRPMARRLVAAGHQVTVYNRTREKAMVLEAAGARVAESAAQAVEASPCVVVMLADAAAIEAVLFPGKDEPALAGRTLIQMSTIAPSESKGLQKKVIEKGGDYLEAPVLGSTPEAESGKLLIMVGGRAKQFEQHCDLLRCLGPQPLLVGEVGKAAALKLAMNQLIAGLATTFALSLGFVQRQGMEVDMFMEILRKSALYAPMFDKKLQRMLERQYGAANFPSKHLHKDIELFCREAEPLGLDLASLEGTRQIAARALAAGLADADYAAIFDIISPAAAASSG
- a CDS encoding aspartate/glutamate racemase family protein; protein product: MKVAGLIGGMSWESTAQYYRIMNETVRQRLGGLHSARILLYSVDFQEIEQLQQQGDWQKAAAILADAARRLQRGGADFLLICTNTMHKVAAEVEQAVDLPLLHIADATGRRIQDSCLGKVGLLGTRYTMEESFYKGRLASVFDLEVMLPGKRDRMIVNGIIFDELCQGNVLRESREEFSRIIAELVARGAEGIILGCTEISLLVRAADSPVELFDTTAIHAVAAVDLALAEESQLPAGSRSASRE